In a single window of the Tigriopus californicus strain San Diego chromosome 2, Tcal_SD_v2.1, whole genome shotgun sequence genome:
- the LOC131877185 gene encoding uncharacterized protein LOC131877185 — translation MKLIHSHLVYDHGKSVASNSHRKMAKKDSPTKAIKELGHQITEMSVNMNSRMDEISSKVDSNSVKLDDLTSRVEALEEGSRASSSSSHYSSYRPNSADPYQTGGARGSPQGGN, via the exons ATGAAGTTAATCCACTCACATCTAGTCTACGATCACGGAAAGAG TGTGGCTTCCAACTCTCATCGAAAGATGGCTAAAAAAGACTCTCCGACCAAGGCGATCAAGGAGCTGGGCCACCAGATTACCGAGATGTCCGTCAACATGAACTCGAGGATGGACGAAATATCCAGCAAGGTCGACTCCAACTCGGTCAAGTTGGACGACTTGACAAGCAGGGTGGAGGCACTGGAAGAAGGGTCTCGTGCTTCAAGCAGCTCTTCGCACTACAGCAGCTATCGCCCCAACTCTGCGGATCCATACCAAACGGGCGGTGCCAGAGGATCTCCCCAGGGCGGCAATTAG
- the LOC131877182 gene encoding uncharacterized protein LOC131877182, whose product MKGVFGLLFMIVTASTTSTFGGIPGLDEIAGKLSPWASESIVPSHKNEHGCEVVYDDVWEEKCQTVYNEECATDYVNECQNVNHRECITKNEKQCSWGFKDSCVKIPVPTCNLVWEKKCGLKDVCTTVKERECRSVPKRICTTSHDKVCETREEKVCRQVPVPVETVPHYVPSSYPVESTGKHKSHGYGNHGDGKLAHDLAGKHGESESYFGGFEDLTRGLTDLDFGLGEYGTHGSGHAKGHAGGGKQHKRSVDKLLAKIEHKQAKLALKHKHLLSKAKKVKGSKKVDHAPVVVPSIKTETVCELVPRQKCHSVPQEACREEYFEACEDVPRQVCTPTEKCKDVPKKTCVTVDKEKCVKIPSKECVAVPKEHCVNRAEKVCKDVPREICNPVADKVCQKLIVKRPREVCLPPRTVKNIGGKEW is encoded by the coding sequence ATGAAGGGTGTTTTTGGACTTTTATTCATGATCGTTACGGCGTCGACGACCTCTACTTTCGGAGGGATTCCTGGACTCGATGAAATAGCTGGAAAATTGTCTCCCTGGGCATCGGAATCAATCGTGCCCTCTCACAAAAATGAGCATGGTTGCGAAGTGGTTTACGATGACGTGTGGGAGGAAAAGTGCCAGACTGTCTACAACGAAGAGTGTGCCACCGATTACGTGAACGAATGCCAAAACGTCAACCATCGTGAGTGCATCACCAAGAATGAGAAGCAATGCTCCTGGGGTTTCAAAGACTCTTGCGTCAAGATCCCCGTGCCTACATGCAACCTGGTGTGGGAGAAGAAATGTGGCCTCAAGGACGTATGCACAACCGTTAAGGAGCGGGAGTGTCGATCTGTGCCCAAGCGAATTTGCACCACTTCCCACGACAAAGTTTGCGAGACTCGCGAGGAGAAAGTCTGCCGTCAAGTGCCTGTTCCTGTAGAGACTGTCCCCCACTACGTTCCATCGAGCTACCCTGTGGAATCGACTGGCAAACATAAATCCCATGGATACGGCAATCATGGCGATGGGAAACTAGCCCATGATCTGGCTGGTAAACATGGCGAAAGTGAGTCTTACTTTGGTGGATTCGAAGACTTGACCCGTGGATTGACCGATTTGGACTTTGGATTGGGGGAATATGGTACTCATGGCAGCGGACATGCCAAAGGTCACGCTGGTGGTGGCAAGCAACATAAGCGATCTGTGGACAAGTTGTTGGCTAAAATCGAGCACAAGCAGGCGAAATTGGCCCTGAAACATAAGCACCTCTTGAGCAAGGCGAAAAAGGTCAAGGGCTCCAAGAAAGTGGACCACGCTCCTGTGGTGGTTCCCTCGATCAAAACTGAAACCGTTTGCGAATTGGTGCCCCGTCAAAAGTGTCATAGCGTGCCTCAGGAAGCTTGTCGCGAAGAATACTTCGAAGCGTGCGAAGATGTTCCCCGTCAGGTGTGTACCCCTACTGAGAAGTGCAAGGACGTGCCCAAGAAGACTTGTGTGACCGTGGACAAGGAGAAATGTGTCAAGATCCCGTCCAAGGAATGCGTGGCCGTTCCCAAAGAGCATTGCGTCAATCGAGCCGAAAAGGTTTGTAAGGATGTTCCCCGGGAAATCTGCAATCCCGTTGCAGACAAGGTCTGCCAGAAGCTGATTGTGAAGCGCCCCCGCGAAGTGTGTTTGCCTCCACGAACTGTCAAGAACATTGGCGGCAAGGAATGGTAA
- the LOC131877183 gene encoding uncharacterized protein LOC131877183 has product MKAIYCGLRTKLLTLLIWVTTSEGLIKVEKLQLTLLPLWTPDRVVHGMSSQLPCLSLCGKDELTCNVAQYDQVLLECKIGWLDSISGGLSGNYGFFKVSSFMVDIIVRVVNSADNSPLVGVNIGIQRVGGEQYPSQVTNSVGEAIFHILRFGSLSITAEEPGFTTETTNRILNTSPVQEVILALSAQLLPGQLRSVLTWTCCVEDMDIFTISTLDTSCWIDFDVTTCHRGSSGSISFKIDSGDYGSKGGETLEWSGNFPSPDPYTIWVQNYNWEDEISTAGAVVSMFSSNEQSIKVVAPSDVLTNTSFWLVGCFDPNLGLASFQEINLYTNALDDHVLCSIS; this is encoded by the exons ATGAAAGCTATTTATTGTGGCCTTAGAACAAAGCTATTAACGCTCCTCATTTGGGTCACAACTTCCGAGGGTTTgataaaagttgaaaaattacAACTCACTTTGCTACCACTCTGGACACCGGATCGAGTGGTACATGGCATGAG TTCCCAGTTGCCTTGTTTGTCTCTATGCGGCAAGGATGAGCTCACTTGTAATGTAGCTCAATATGACCAAGTGTTGTTGGAATGCAAAATCGGATGGCTTGATTCGATAAGTGGTGGTTTAAGTGGAAATTATGGCTTCTTCAAGGTCTCAA GTTTTATGGTTGATATCATCGTCAGAGTTGTCAATTCGGCGGATAATAGTCCATTAGTCGGTGTCAACATTGGTATTCAGCGTGTGGGTGGGGAACAATATCCATCTCAAGTTACTAATTCCGTGGGAGAAGCAATATTTCAT ATCTTACGATTCGGTTCACTCTCAATCACTGCCGAAGAACCTGGGTTTACCACAGAGACGACTAATCGGATCCTTAACACTTCACCAGTTCAAGAAGTCATTCTTGCTTTGTCAGCCCAACTTCTG cCTGGTCAATTAAGAAGTGTTTTAACGTGGACTTGTTGCGTTGAAGACATGGATATATTCACAATTTCAACTCTTGACACAAGTTGTTGGATCGATTTTGACGTTACCACTTGTCATCGAGGAAGTTCGGGGTCTATTAGCTTTAAAATAGATTCAGGAGATTACGGATCAAAAGGAGGAGAGACCCTGGAATGGAGTGGGAATTTTCCATCACCGGACCCTTACACTATTTGGGTTCAGAACTACAATTG GGAGGATGAAATATCCACAGCTGGAGCGGTCGTTAGCATGTTCTCATCCAATGAACAAAGTATCAAGGTGGTGGCACCTTCGGACGTTTTGACCAATACCTC attttggttggttgggtgttTTGACCCTAACCTGGGATTAGCCAGTTTTCAAGAAATCAATCTTTACACTAATGCCCTCGATGACCATGTTTTGTGTTCGATTAGTTGA
- the LOC131877176 gene encoding zinc finger protein 142-like, which translates to MMDDDVVVPDDNDIHQCNLCQASLHGLESYIRHRRDRLCPKLTTTESSTNHPKESLEILETPEGPESPLVPEPLCPAEDFFQSLELQQKPNTSVPRSNVENEAVESNVPLIAGFMPSIKEAQNREPEFWSDSMDFPESPPDHRNAKAKPHSLLSYIKPPGSSKSKVKDVLMAPVYPSLSLSPSQNQNDFMRRMNLMNVTTVGVEHEVDEVANHATPLGVRFRLWQPETENGPPFGDGPVDEDALWRDVLPDDVIGIDHSCNDPTLMEEVAELNESENGEHLFCQPCEKALSSRDVLERHLKSDSHLLKSNTITTSPRKRLINLKYKGTDGPDHPLADGICDSKACLSVQTNDESTGVIQCQGCSAQVNANQFGKHLISHFHHHRSKLRRNDPVNRALIFDHIHDVTKLAPFQCEPCRFFCNWDHEFLAHWTSDWHQLSQSSDTFQYWCSFCDVFSKSSQGMGEHLKGEKHHDIVVAISRCVPIKIRRVELMSCSICSEEFRLKFALKRHMVLKHKQRQFQFNDHELFECEHCPFANQSFRSVQSHRFLAHPDKRSKYHCRICRIQFHSKSVCEKHRKSLEHRLKARERSQGHVNSVMCDFCQLVLDDLIALKTHIKDSHLDKMSQCGLCGHKFALAQELGAHVKAQCQTKGEITSGSLLCGQDGCQFSCDSLNMVLFHQSLLHGNQRDEQGRYRCSLCDKYFTRSKLWEHVRVHGESHRCADCYRIFKTKCNLVRHQDRSGHGKASKKGSQKLLICLQCPYSTPSPKLLQLHEKRSHFQAKACPECGLSLHTFSGYSHHLKSHESSSLIYKCEQCSYVGQCASDLKKHAVIHLERLDFACDLCEYRCKRSSELKRHILRKHSRNGADSFQCNLCDYKSGSQQHLRRHVRAIHEGSIQFQCRLCDHLCSTEENLRKHILKTNKHPNASVYKCRICSFATNAKIDYKSHLTSDHSDAYPDAFSINRHVKLYFQPRS; encoded by the exons ATGATGGATGACGACGTGGTCGTCCCGGATGACAATGATATCCACCAATGCAACTTATGCCAAGCCTCGTTGCATGGTTTGGAGAGTTACATCCGTCATCGAAGAGACCGACTTTGCCCCAAATTAACCACGACAGAATCAAGCACGAACCATCCCAAAGAGAGTCTAGAAATCCTTGAAACCCCTGAAGGGCCCGAATCCCCCCTAGTTCCAGAGCCCCTTTGTCCTGCTGAAGATTTCTTTCAATCCCTGGAACTACAACAGAAACCAAATACAAGTGTACCCAG GTCGAATGTGGAAAATGAGGCAGTCGAGTCCAATGTTCCCCTGATCGCCGGTTTCATGCCTTCTATCAAGGAGGCTCAAAATCGGGAACCCGAGTTTTGGAGCGACTCCATGGACTTTCCGGAATCACCCCCTGACCACCGAAATGCCAAGGCCAAGCCTCACAGCCTTTTGTCATACATCAAACCCCCAGGTTCGAGCAAATCCAAGGTCAAAGATGTCCTTATGGCGCCGGTCTATCCTTCCCTCAGTTTGTCCCCGTCACAAAATCAGAACGATTTTATGCGCCGCATGAATCTCATGAATGTGACCACAGTGGGTGTGGAGCACGAGGTGGATGAAGTGGCCAATCACGCCACACCCCTTGGTGTTCGATTTCGTTTATGGCAACCGGAAACCGAGAACGGACCACCTTTTGGAGACGGTCCCGTCGACGAGGATGCTCTTTGGCGAGATGTCTTGCCAGATGATGTGATTGGCATCGATCATAGTTGCAATGATCCGACCTTAATGGAAGAAGTGGCAGAACTGAACGAATCTGAAAATGGCGAACACTTGTTTTGTCAACCCTGCGAAAAAGCCCTCTCATCTCGGGATGTCTTGGAACGCCACTTGAAGAGCGATTCACATCTCCTCAAATCCAATACCATTACCACTTCGCCGAGAAAAAGATTGATCAATCTCAAGTACAAGGGTACGGATGGCCCGGATCACCCTTTGGCCGATGGGATCTGTGATTCAAAGGCGTGCCTCTCGGTTCAAACGAATGATGAATCCACTGGAGTGATCCAATGTCAAGGATGTTCCGCACAAGTGAATGCGAACCAGTTTGGCAAGCACCTCATCTCGCATTTCCATCATCATCGCTCCAAACTCCGTCGGAATGATCCGGTGAATCGTGCCTTGATCTTCGATCACATTCATGATGTAACCAAGTTGGCTCCATTTCAATGTGAACCGTgtcgatttttttgcaattgggATCACGAATTTCTGGCCCATTGGACATCGGATTGGCATCAGCTCAGCCAATCATCGGATACGTTCCAGTATTGGTGTTCATTCTGCGATGTGTTCTCGAAATCAAGCCAAGGAATGGGGGAGCATCTCAAGGGCGAGAAACACCACGACATTGTGGTGGCCATTAGTCGTTGTGTTCCAATCAAGATCAGGCGAGTGGAACTGATGTCCTGTTCCATTTGCTCCGAGGAATTTCGCCTCAAATTCGCCCTCAAAAGACACATGGTCTTGAAGCACAAGCAAAGACAATTCCAATTCAACGATCATGAACTGTTTGAATGTGAGCACTGTCCATTTGCCAATCAATCATTTCGATCCGTTCAGAGCCATAGATTCCTGGCACATCCGGATAAACGATCCAAATATCATTGCCGCATTTGTCGGAtccaattccattccaagagCGTGTGTGAAAAGCATCGGAAATCCTTGGAACATCGATTAAAGGCGAGGGAACGCTCCCAAGGACATGTCAACTCAGTGATGTGTGACTTTTGTCAATTAGTCCTGGACGATCTCATAGCTCTAAAGACTCACATTAAAGATTCTCATTTGGACAAAATGAGCCAGTGCGGTCTTTGCGGGCATAAATTTGCACTTGCTCAAGAACTGGGCGCCCATGTCAAAGCTCAATGCCAAACGAAAGGCGAGATCACTTCTGGCAGCCTTTTGTGCGGCCAAGACGGGTGTCAATTCAGTTGCGATTCCTTGAATAtggttctttttcatcaaTCCTTGCTTCATGGGAACCAACGAGATGAACAAGGGCGATATCGTTGCTCTTTGTGTGATAAATATTTCACCCGATCTAAGCTCTGGGAACATGTGCGGGTTCACGGGGAATCGCACCGTTGCGCGGATTGCTATCGAATTTTCAAGACCAAATGCAACCTCGTCCGTCATCAAGACCGAAGCGGCCATGGAAAGGCTTCCAAGAAGGGATCTCAAAAGCTTCTGATTTGCTTACAATGTCCTTATTCGactccaagtccaaaattgctGCAACTTCATGAAAAACGCTCACATTTCCAAGCTAAGGCGTGCCCAGAATGTGGCTTAAGTTTACATACATTTTCTGGGTACTCTCACCATTTGAAATCTCACGAATCGTCGTCACTGATCTATAAATGTGAGCAGTGCTCGTACGTAGGTCAGTGTGCgtctgatttgaaaaagcATGCTGTGATTCACTTGGAGCGGCTCGATTTTGCGTGCGATTTGTGCGAATATAGATGCAAGCGGTCGTCCGAATTGAAACGTCATATCTTGCGGAAGCATAGTCGAAATGGTGCGGATTCCTTCCAATGCAATTTATGCGACTACAAATCCGGTTCGCAACAACACTTGCGACGCCATGTTCGAGCCATTCACGAAGGATCGATCCAGTTTCAATGCCGACTCTGTGATCATCTGTGCTCTACGGAAGAGAATCTCCGCAAGCATATCCTCAAGACCAATAAGCATCCCAATGCCTCGGTCTACAAGTGTAGAATTTGCTCATTTGCTACCAATGCCAAGATCGATTACAAGAGTCACTTAACGAGCGATCATTCAGATGCATATCCTGATGCATTCTCAATCAATCGCCATGTCAAATTATATTTTCAACCTAGAAGCTAA